The following are encoded together in the Fundulus heteroclitus isolate FHET01 chromosome 19, MU-UCD_Fhet_4.1, whole genome shotgun sequence genome:
- the LOC118566922 gene encoding general transcription factor II-I repeat domain-containing protein 2A-like, whose translation MQGRHRGFAGLLRQSGVNCPILHCIIHQEALCAKTLNFGHVMDLVTKVTNIIRGGNRSLCHRRFITFLDEVDAEYGDLQLHTDIRWMSRGKCLERFFALRSEIPAFLENSISGDASAYCGKLKDTKFLCDMAFLTDISAHLNHLNTLLQGRDQTVCDLFSHMTAFQRKLRLFIDGFSSPPANLAHFPACAEIRKESPQCEKQIQKYRADLEKLQEQFNNRFQDFHEMQPRIALFTDPLSAAVSAQPSELQLELCELQADPFFQAKRNERGISFWRLLPEARFPRLRDFALSMASMFGSTYICESSFSTMKHIKSKERNRLTDETLFHLMRIGTTKIDIDIQSIVSQQAKPQVSH comes from the exons ATGCAGGGAAGACACCGAGGTTTCGCCGGGCTACTCAGGCAGAGCGGAGTAAACTGCCCTATACTGCACTGCATCATCCATCAG GAAGCCCTCTGCGCAAAGACGTTAAACTTTGGCCACGTCATGGATTTGGTGACAAAAGTCACTAATATCATCAGAGGAGGGAACAGATCGCTATGTCACCGGAGGTTCATCACCTTTCTGGATGAAGTGGATGCCGAGTATGGGGACTTACAACTTCATACGGATATCAGGTGGATGAGTCGAGGAAAGTGTCTGGAGCGTTTTTTTGCACTGCGCTCGGAAATACCAGCGTTCTTGGAGAACAGCATTAGTGGCGATGCAAGTGCATACTGCGGAAAGCTCAAAGATACAAAGTTTCTTTGTGACATGGCCTTTCTGACAGACATCAGCGCGCACCTCAATCACCTCAACACACTCTTACAGGGGAGAGATCAAACAGTGTGTGATCTCTTTTCTCACATGACCGCATTTCAGCGCAAGCTCAGGCTCTTTATTGATGGCTTTTCTTCCCCTCCTGCAAATCTGGCACATTTTCCCGCATGCGCTGAGATTCGCAAAGAGAGCCCCCAgtgtgaaaaacaaatccagaaaTACAGAGCAGACCTTGAAAAATTACAGGAGCAATTCAACAATCGTTTCCAAGATTTTCACGAGATGCAACCACGAATTGCGCTATTCACAGACCCCCTTTCTGCTGCGGTTAGCGCACAACCATCGGAGCTGCAGCTCGAACTCTGCGAGCTGCAGGCAGACCCGTTTTTTCAAGCAAAGCGCAACGAGAGGGGAATTTCATTTTGGAGACTTCTTCCTGAGGCCCGTTTTCCACGTCTCCGAGATTTTGCCCTTTCAATGGCCAGTATGTTTGGGAGCACTTACATTTGCGAGAGCAGTTTTTCCACCATGaagcacataaaatccaaagagAGAAACAGACTCACCGATGAAACACTGTTTCATTTGATGCGCATTGGGACCACAAAAATTGACATTGACATCCAATCCATTGTGAGCCAGCAGGCCAAACCACAGGTCTCTCATTAG